Proteins found in one Zea mays cultivar B73 chromosome 1, Zm-B73-REFERENCE-NAM-5.0, whole genome shotgun sequence genomic segment:
- the LOC100274131 gene encoding Polycomb group protein EMF2B-like produces MCLQHSRARLSPDEQLAAEKSFALYCKPVELYNIIQRRAIKNPPFVQRSLLYKIQARRKKRIQITVSLSASTNTQAQNIFPLYVLLARPTSNISLEGHSPIYRFSRACLLTNFSEFGNKDKTEATFIIPDVKNLSTSRACNLNIIFISRGQVGQIIGEDSCSGNDVEGSSLQKLEGKCSWGKMPTNLLAPSLEKCVTLSTGNAVDLTSTVTMNPSFLEPKFLEQDSCLTFCSHKVDATGSYQLQVCISAEEAGARELLLSPYYCNYSYNNVPPSLLPEIIRLRAGNVLFNYKYYNNTMQKTEVTEDFSCPFCLVPCGSFKGLGCHLNSSHDLFHYELWISEECQAVNVSLKADAWKTEFVAEGVDPRHQTFSYCSRFKKRRRLETTAEKFRHVHPHIMESGSHEDAQAGSEDDYVQRENGLSVANTSVDPSQPVHGSNLSPPTVLQFGKSRKLSAERSDPRNRQLLQKRQFFHSHRAQPMPLEQVLSDHDSEDEVDDDIADFEDRRMLDDFVDVTKDEKLIMHMWNSFVRKQRVLADGHIPWACEAFSRCHGQQLVQNPALLWGWRFFMIKLWNHSLLDARAMNACNTILQGYQDGSADPK; encoded by the exons ATGTGCCTTCAACACTCTAGGGCTCGATTGTCTCCAGATGAGCAACTTGCTGCAGAAAAAAGTTTTGCCTTGTATTGCAAGCCAGTTGAATTGTACAATATTATCCAGAGGCGAGCTATTAAAAAT CCACCTTTTGTTCAAAGATCCCTTCTTTATAAGATACAGGCAAGGAGAAAAAAGAG GATTCAGATAACTGTATCACTTTCTGCAAGTACAAATACACAAGCACAGAATATCTTTCCCCTTTATGTACTTTTAGCTAGACCTACCAGTAATATTTCGCTTGAGGGG CATTCTCCGATATATCGATTCAGTAGGGCTTGTTTGCTTACAAATTTTAGTGAATTTGGAAATAAAGACAAAACTGAAGCCACATTCATCATCCCTGATGTGAAGAATTTATCAACCTCCCGTGCTTGCAACCTTAACATTATATTTATTAGCCGTG GGCAAGTAGGACAAATTATTGGTGAAGATAGCTGTTCCGGGAATGATGTGGAAGGATCTTCCCTCCAAA AGCTTGAAGGGAAATGTTCCTGGGGTAAAATGCCGACTAATTTACTTGCGCCCTCTTTGGAGAAATGTGTGACTTTAAGTACAGGAAATGCTGTGGATTTGACTTCTACAGTTACAATGAACCCAAGCTTCTTAGAG CCAAAATTTCTGGAACAAGACAGTTGCTTGACATTTTGCTCTCATAAGGTTGATGCTACG GGTTCATACCAATTACAAGTATGCATATCCGCAGAAGAGGCTGGCGCAAGAGAATTACTTTTATCTCCTTATTATTGCAATTACTCATATAATAATGTCCCACCTTCTCTATTACCAGAAATCATAAG GTTGAGAGCTGGAAATGTACTTTTTAATTACAAGTACTACAACAATACAATGCAAAAGACTGAAg TTACTGAAGATTTTTCCTGCCCATTTTGCTTGGTACCATGTGGAAGCTTCAAG GGCCTAGGATGCCACTTAAATTCATCACATGACCTGTTCCACTATGAGTTGTGG ATATCTGAAGAGTGCCAGGCTGTGAATGTTAGTCTGAAGGCTGATGCCTGGAAAACTGAG TTTGTGGCAGAGGGAGTTGATCCAAGGCATCAAACATTTTCCTACTG CTCGAGGTTTAAGAAGCGTAGAAGGTTGGAAACCACAGCTGAGAAATTCAGGCATGTTCACCCACATATTATGGAATCAGGATCACATGAAGATGCCCAGGCAGGGTCTGAAGATGACTATGTGCAAAGGGAAAATG GGCTTTCTGTAGCAAATACTTCAGTTGACCCTAGTCAGCCTGTACATGGGAGCAATCTTTCACCACCAACAGTGCTACAGTTTGGAAAGTCAAGAAAACTATCTGCCGAGCGATCTGACCCCAGAAA CCGACAACTGTTGCAAAAGCGTCAGTTCTTCCATTCACACAGGGCACAG CCAATGCCATTGGAACAAGTCCTCTCAGATCATGATAGCGAAGACGAGGTTGATGATGACATTGCCGACTTTGAGGATAGACGG ATGCTCGACGATTTTGTTGATGTTACAAAAGATGAGAAGCTTATTATGCATATGTGGAATTCATTTGTTCGAAAGCAAAG GGTGCTAGCCGATGGTCATATACCGTGGGCATGCGAGGCGTTCTCCAGATGCCATGGACAACAGCTTGTACAAAACCCTGCCCTGCTGTG GGGCTGGCGTTTCTTCATGATTAAACTCTGGAACCACAGCCTTCTTGACGCCCGCGCCATGAATGCTTGCAACACAATCCTTCAAGGCTACCAAGACGGAAGTGCGGACCCCAAGTAA